The proteins below come from a single Holdemania massiliensis genomic window:
- the pyrF gene encoding orotidine-5'-phosphate decarboxylase, which produces MKKMIDRLIDDIQAKKSPIVVGLDPVISRIPEVYFRNAQGENELEIISNAIVSSNKDILDSISDLVPMVKPQIAFYEMLKHYGIQAFEETVEYAKAKGLIVIEDGKRNDIGNTAMAYAQGHLGEFKGINCKLKGFDVDFLTISPYLGPESLDPFINVCEEYDKGVFILVKTSNPGNSIIQDVVTKEGHTISETIAAYVQHKSMANRGDYGYSAIGAVVGATYPEDAKKLRKLMPNSLFLVPGYGAQGGSAEDIVACFNDDGLGAVISSSRGILYGYEKWIDAGSCTTSKYKEYVRKLTIEMQKEIYTSLKAHCKNMRY; this is translated from the coding sequence ATGAAGAAGATGATTGATCGACTAATTGACGATATTCAAGCAAAAAAAAGTCCGATTGTTGTTGGGTTAGATCCTGTAATTAGCAGAATTCCAGAGGTTTATTTTAGGAATGCCCAGGGTGAGAATGAATTGGAAATCATCAGCAATGCTATTGTGAGTTCGAATAAAGATATTTTGGATTCGATTTCTGATTTAGTTCCTATGGTTAAACCGCAGATAGCCTTTTACGAAATGCTGAAACATTATGGTATTCAAGCTTTTGAAGAAACTGTGGAGTATGCGAAAGCAAAAGGCCTGATTGTAATAGAGGATGGAAAGCGAAATGATATTGGCAATACAGCAATGGCTTATGCACAGGGGCATCTGGGTGAATTTAAAGGGATAAACTGTAAGCTGAAAGGTTTTGATGTTGACTTCTTAACCATATCACCCTATTTGGGTCCCGAAAGTTTAGATCCATTTATTAACGTGTGTGAGGAATATGACAAGGGAGTCTTTATTTTAGTGAAGACTTCAAACCCAGGAAATTCAATAATTCAAGATGTTGTCACAAAAGAAGGACACACTATTTCTGAAACGATTGCAGCTTATGTTCAGCATAAATCAATGGCAAACAGAGGTGATTACGGCTATTCCGCAATTGGCGCAGTGGTCGGTGCAACTTATCCGGAAGACGCTAAAAAACTAAGAAAATTGATGCCGAATAGTCTGTTTTTAGTTCCAGGCTATGGAGCTCAGGGGGGAAGCGCTGAAGATATTGTTGCTTGTTTTAATGATGATGGACTGGGTGCGGTGATAAGTTCTTCCAGAGGAATTTTATATGGCTACGAAAAGTGGATTGATGCAGGTTCTTGCACTACTTCTAAATATAAAGAATATGTCAGAAAACTAACAATAGAAATGCAAAAAGAGATCTATACGAGCTTAAAAGCGCATTGTAAAAACATGCGTTATTAA
- a CDS encoding TetR/AcrR family transcriptional regulator produces MRGNLKEAILRTAQTFFNEKGYQETTMRDIAGALNISLGNLTYHYHKKEDLMIALLRWPDFMNQAPASNFEEFFALIRAMIDSLIVNRFFYTVDELGRATPEFYRHNVNAVSQIEEHLELSLQCLSDQGCLVPWRSEQERHAFTRMIMDSHLIWIKNSFYRLEEDQILYPDFLTIHWYLLESHVQKERHAEYMQCLPLE; encoded by the coding sequence ATGAGAGGAAATCTGAAAGAAGCGATTCTTCGCACAGCCCAAACTTTTTTCAACGAAAAAGGGTATCAGGAAACAACGATGCGGGACATTGCCGGTGCGCTCAACATCAGTCTAGGCAATCTGACCTATCACTATCATAAAAAGGAAGATCTGATGATTGCGCTGCTGCGCTGGCCGGATTTTATGAACCAGGCTCCGGCATCCAATTTTGAAGAATTCTTTGCGTTAATTAGGGCGATGATCGACAGCCTGATCGTCAATCGCTTCTTCTATACCGTAGATGAATTAGGCAGGGCAACACCCGAATTCTACCGGCACAATGTCAATGCCGTCAGTCAGATTGAAGAACATCTTGAACTTTCCCTGCAGTGTCTGAGCGATCAAGGCTGTCTGGTTCCCTGGCGCAGTGAACAGGAGAGACATGCTTTTACCCGCATGATCATGGACAGTCACCTGATTTGGATCAAGAATTCATTCTACCGGCTTGAAGAAGATCAGATTTTATATCCGGATTTTTTAACCATTCACTGGTATCTTCTGGAGAGCCACGTACAAAAAGAAAGGCATGCGGAATATATGCAATGCCTTCCTTTGGAATAA
- a CDS encoding metallophosphoesterase family protein, translating to MMKLAVLSDVHGNYEKLRSIVGKLSAADKILFLGDLFTEGDDPNACWELLTQLHTDVWIMGNTDEWLCEDYDVSTLNALCRQEALEAKAKMNPITIKAIQKWNKEKKFKLGSCSILCVHDYPLTDSLSAMKNKVYSSGADLILCGHTHKPALLRFENKMIINPGAVCKGQYVLIEIEENMESIEFISF from the coding sequence ATGATGAAACTGGCCGTTCTTAGTGATGTCCATGGAAATTATGAAAAGCTCCGATCCATCGTCGGAAAGCTTTCAGCTGCAGATAAAATACTGTTTTTAGGGGATTTGTTCACAGAGGGTGATGATCCGAACGCGTGTTGGGAATTGTTGACTCAGCTGCATACTGATGTCTGGATTATGGGAAATACGGATGAGTGGTTATGTGAGGATTACGATGTTTCCACGCTGAATGCACTCTGTCGCCAGGAAGCATTAGAAGCTAAAGCCAAGATGAATCCAATCACGATAAAGGCAATACAAAAATGGAATAAGGAAAAGAAATTCAAATTGGGTTCCTGCAGTATTCTGTGTGTGCATGATTATCCATTGACAGACAGTTTGTCTGCGATGAAAAATAAAGTTTATTCCAGTGGGGCAGATCTTATTCTTTGCGGACATACCCATAAGCCCGCGCTTTTACGTTTTGAAAACAAAATGATCATCAATCCTGGAGCTGTCTGCAAAGGACAATATGTCCTGATTGAAATCGAAGAAAACATGGAAAGCATCGAATTCATTAGCTTCTGA
- a CDS encoding ZIP family metal transporter, producing MFAAVLLTFVAGVLGTLAGGILGLRIDPRSSKSLSCLLAFSAGMMISMICFDLMPEALEEAGLTIAVIGCALGVLLLLKFDGVFHHHDQQPDELDDLHHHHHAMETVNNQKLIQLGLMMIASVALHNFPEGMAVGSSALYEIKTGVMMALLLALHNLPEGMGMIVPLRSGGVSRGKALLLVALSGLPTLIGGIAGVLLGSISPVFIGFTLAFAAGCMLYVTYYEILPQVTLMDSGRRPLVFQLTGFLLGFVLISIMG from the coding sequence ATGTTTGCTGCTGTGTTATTAACGTTTGTCGCGGGGGTGCTGGGCACCTTGGCTGGAGGAATTCTCGGCCTGCGCATTGATCCGCGGTCTTCAAAATCATTAAGCTGCCTGCTGGCCTTTTCCGCCGGAATGATGATTAGCATGATCTGTTTCGATCTGATGCCGGAAGCCTTGGAAGAAGCCGGATTAACGATTGCGGTCATCGGGTGTGCGCTGGGTGTGCTGCTTTTATTAAAATTTGACGGCGTCTTCCACCATCATGATCAGCAGCCGGATGAACTGGATGATCTGCATCATCACCATCATGCGATGGAAACTGTCAACAATCAGAAACTGATCCAGTTAGGTCTGATGATGATCGCTTCTGTTGCATTGCATAATTTCCCGGAAGGCATGGCGGTCGGTTCCAGTGCCTTGTATGAAATTAAAACCGGTGTTATGATGGCACTGCTTCTGGCTCTGCATAATCTGCCGGAAGGCATGGGCATGATTGTTCCGCTGCGCAGCGGCGGCGTCAGCCGGGGCAAAGCACTGCTTCTGGTAGCCCTGAGCGGACTGCCGACTTTGATCGGTGGTATCGCCGGTGTCCTGTTAGGTTCGATCAGTCCGGTTTTCATCGGATTTACCCTGGCCTTTGCAGCCGGATGTATGTTGTATGTCACCTACTACGAAATCTTACCGCAGGTCACGTTGATGGACAGCGGACGCCGGCCTTTGGTATTCCAGCTGACTGGTTTCCTGCTAGGGTTTGTGCTTATTTCAATAATGGGTTAA
- a CDS encoding DUF4438 domain-containing protein, translated as MIKFNEKQLVMQSVEGKVHPPIMKRQYRTGSDGRPWILPATGGITYNFQIGDGCMGLAGDHVEPGVSTKNPDSAMDMAYNTLTCVGNQAKVITGEAKGTIGYVTGKHGGIDHVMIAFEQEVLEKLTIDDKFLVKACGQGMALTDYPEITVMNLDPQLLNKMGIEEVDGCLIVPVTKVIPAALMGSGLGSDTMLSGDYDIMTRDSKSFEELSLQELRFGDIVMIQDHCNDHGPDYCQGAVTIGVIIHGDSYISGHGPGVTVLMSCRQPKIKAKLDPSANLAKYLNFKK; from the coding sequence ATGATCAAATTTAATGAAAAACAACTGGTCATGCAGTCAGTGGAGGGCAAGGTGCATCCGCCGATCATGAAGCGTCAATATCGCACTGGCAGTGATGGAAGACCTTGGATTTTACCGGCTACCGGAGGAATCACGTATAATTTCCAGATTGGGGATGGCTGCATGGGCTTGGCCGGCGACCATGTGGAGCCGGGCGTCAGTACAAAGAATCCGGATTCGGCGATGGATATGGCCTACAACACGCTGACCTGCGTTGGCAATCAGGCCAAGGTGATCACGGGTGAGGCCAAAGGGACGATCGGTTATGTTACCGGAAAGCACGGCGGAATTGACCATGTCATGATTGCGTTTGAACAGGAAGTCCTGGAGAAACTGACGATTGATGATAAATTCTTAGTGAAGGCTTGTGGTCAGGGTATGGCACTGACTGACTATCCGGAGATTACGGTCATGAATCTCGATCCGCAGCTGCTCAATAAAATGGGAATCGAAGAAGTGGACGGATGTCTAATTGTTCCAGTTACCAAAGTCATTCCCGCAGCGTTGATGGGTTCCGGTCTGGGCAGCGATACCATGCTCAGTGGGGATTATGACATCATGACGCGGGATTCCAAGTCTTTTGAGGAATTGAGCTTGCAGGAACTGCGGTTCGGAGATATTGTGATGATTCAGGATCATTGCAATGATCACGGTCCGGATTATTGCCAGGGAGCGGTGACCATCGGTGTCATTATTCATGGTGACAGCTATATTTCAGGGCATGGTCCAGGGGTTACGGTGCTGATGAGCTGCCGTCAGCCGAAGATCAAGGCAAAGCTGGATCCGAGCGCAAATCTGGCGAAATATCTTAATTTTAAAAAATAA
- a CDS encoding LysR family transcriptional regulator, with the protein MEIRQMIYFKELAACLSLPAAARALYITPQALSKSMRNLAQEFNTEIFYREHGKLCLTPFGQALLKEITVLLDQVSATEERLKNMASQENSHIRVACSHGILQGSFYAVFDDFKRQHPEIEIEFLELPDIFAEQMVEQEDCDLGLSINLPNKPELFETIRLQHYQLCAVVHPEHPLAKQKITTLKDCAQYPLITKNRIFKIWQTVEQCAMKQHLRLSYALTSPNEIAWKQLVQDNQGVGIGTTYYLKPNQPEELPAIPFAEPELTWDICLIRRKDHYCSRSCDLLIQALKEAQDPDIQ; encoded by the coding sequence ATGGAAATTCGACAAATGATTTATTTTAAAGAACTTGCAGCATGTCTTAGTCTTCCAGCTGCAGCTCGGGCCTTGTATATCACGCCCCAGGCCTTAAGCAAATCCATGCGTAATCTCGCCCAGGAGTTCAATACTGAAATTTTCTATCGAGAGCATGGCAAACTGTGTCTGACACCCTTCGGTCAGGCGCTGCTGAAAGAAATTACCGTTCTGCTCGATCAGGTATCTGCCACGGAGGAACGTTTAAAAAATATGGCCAGTCAGGAGAACAGTCATATCCGTGTTGCCTGCAGTCATGGAATTCTGCAGGGGAGTTTTTATGCCGTTTTTGACGATTTCAAACGTCAGCATCCGGAAATTGAAATTGAATTTTTAGAATTGCCGGATATCTTTGCCGAACAAATGGTCGAACAGGAAGACTGTGATCTTGGTTTGTCCATCAATCTGCCGAATAAACCGGAATTATTTGAAACCATCCGGCTGCAGCATTATCAATTATGCGCTGTCGTTCATCCCGAGCATCCGCTGGCAAAACAGAAAATAACGACATTAAAGGACTGTGCTCAGTATCCGCTGATCACCAAAAATCGGATCTTTAAAATCTGGCAGACTGTTGAACAGTGCGCTATGAAGCAGCACCTGCGTCTTTCTTATGCTCTGACCTCACCCAATGAAATTGCCTGGAAACAGTTAGTCCAGGACAATCAAGGGGTTGGAATTGGGACTACTTATTATCTGAAACCCAATCAGCCTGAGGAACTGCCTGCGATTCCTTTTGCCGAACCGGAACTGACGTGGGATATCTGCCTGATCCGCCGCAAAGATCATTATTGTTCCCGCAGCTGCGATCTGTTGATTCAGGCCTTGAAGGAGGCACAGGATCCAGATATTCAATAA
- a CDS encoding PucR family transcriptional regulator yields MEKATPSRVFLTLLKEGKRLQDLVDQGAQLLNNPIMFADHDHQPQAFSVNYPADDVQDRMHAQLNSAELNKKALDKIADPIPFLSQNPAFRRRHLVCKAIWNDRWIGTLMIPEVEYSLENLDLELVRTIADACAIAGMLELETAAVDQRRPTVYVFNDLIDDRIANASALEKRLAGGPLTRFFPYRVIHVHSAEYENDPRFQSVMTAQLRARPEVDWIFRARGRVFLLCEGEQLPLALTQFLIQLHDQYGFVYGVSDCAQDLWKLKWMVQEAVTTTRFAVYAERKQAIHNYDDYKFYAVADLAEPEQWENYLTVSFKEILDYDAKNGTEYLKTIQYYLVNDANLQKASEAMFMHKNTLVYRMKRIRELFGVDLEVNKDLLKLYFSFALYKLHQFRSRNLDH; encoded by the coding sequence ATGGAAAAAGCAACACCTTCCCGTGTTTTTCTTACCTTGCTGAAAGAGGGGAAGCGTCTGCAGGATCTGGTGGATCAAGGGGCCCAGCTGCTGAACAATCCGATTATGTTTGCTGATCACGATCATCAGCCGCAGGCTTTTTCCGTTAATTATCCTGCTGATGATGTTCAAGATCGAATGCATGCTCAGCTCAATTCTGCCGAATTGAACAAGAAGGCTTTGGATAAAATTGCCGATCCTATTCCCTTCCTCAGTCAGAATCCAGCTTTTCGCCGGCGGCATCTTGTCTGCAAAGCCATTTGGAATGATCGGTGGATTGGGACATTGATGATTCCGGAAGTTGAATACAGCTTAGAAAATCTGGACTTGGAGCTGGTTCGGACCATTGCCGATGCCTGTGCAATTGCCGGAATGCTGGAACTGGAAACGGCGGCAGTGGATCAGCGTCGTCCAACTGTCTATGTTTTTAATGACTTAATTGATGATCGGATAGCGAATGCCTCCGCCTTGGAGAAACGGCTTGCAGGAGGTCCGCTGACACGTTTTTTTCCATATCGTGTGATTCATGTGCATTCCGCGGAATATGAAAATGATCCGCGGTTTCAATCGGTGATGACAGCGCAGCTTCGCGCTCGTCCAGAGGTTGACTGGATTTTTCGTGCTCGGGGCCGGGTTTTTCTGCTTTGTGAAGGTGAGCAGCTTCCCTTAGCGCTGACCCAGTTTCTGATTCAGCTGCATGATCAGTATGGTTTCGTTTATGGCGTCAGCGACTGTGCTCAGGATTTATGGAAGCTGAAATGGATGGTGCAGGAAGCTGTTACTACGACCAGATTTGCGGTTTATGCTGAACGCAAGCAAGCTATTCATAATTATGATGATTATAAGTTTTATGCGGTGGCCGATCTTGCCGAACCTGAACAGTGGGAGAATTATCTGACCGTCAGTTTCAAGGAAATTTTGGATTATGATGCAAAGAACGGCACAGAATATCTGAAAACCATCCAGTATTATCTTGTGAATGATGCTAATCTTCAAAAAGCCAGCGAAGCCATGTTTATGCACAAAAACACGTTAGTCTACCGCATGAAACGGATTCGCGAATTGTTCGGCGTTGATTTGGAAGTAAACAAGGATTTGCTGAAACTGTATTTCTCCTTTGCTTTATATAAGCTGCATCAGTTCCGCAGCCGGAATTTAGATCACTGA
- a CDS encoding FAD-dependent oxidoreductase: MKMNRKRSALSLSAFLLCSLITGCAVNQGNNAVPLPSPQTTDADVIVVGAGPAGMSAALSAVENGAEKVILLERRNTTGGTMTNTSGSMSGADTIIQQLDGYTEDSPELYYEDIAHFALNNSGRPNLDIIWLYANESKNVVNWLWENGLNDNEYTTMPDGKKTVFAPEHDLYNYPRTYKPLPDNPEKYRAAIHEVMDEMLARTPEIEIRLNTQGMKLIPNENGHILGLEVQDLTSGETTTLQAARGIIMATGDFAGNPKLISYYKEGLDSVLTAGLKECDGNGLRMLQEVGATLTYNMDRMATLAVGLENPLAPGTGRIMDTKAMYAGGINVNQNGERFVDETHRQQVVRERALDAQPGNVMYEIFTDKIRDDLLTTIHAPMMQVFFMSDAGKSYVIEADSIEELAGKINVPADTLKKTIEDYNAHVDSKEPDEFGREFVLNDNLYNAAINKVEGDKYYCVPIKSLLIATSGGIKPNVMMQPMDKFGTAIPGVFVAGAVSSFWGGGAMSGTAILGASFMGREAGKNAMTIDYIESYKVQPADDSIPAEYFIADSSPTAVQRYDMEKTFKDGTYEATVDGQDGPMTVEVIIQEGKINAVTVKDHKETVTVGGPALETLPAAIVEANSINIDAISGATLSSERLFQAVAACLDEASQ, encoded by the coding sequence ATGAAAATGAACAGAAAACGCTCAGCACTCAGTCTATCTGCTTTCTTATTATGTTCGTTAATTACGGGCTGCGCTGTAAATCAGGGAAACAACGCAGTTCCTCTGCCTTCGCCGCAAACCACGGACGCGGATGTCATCGTCGTGGGGGCGGGGCCGGCCGGCATGTCTGCCGCCTTAAGTGCTGTGGAAAATGGAGCTGAAAAAGTTATTTTACTGGAGCGCCGCAATACAACCGGCGGCACTATGACAAATACCAGCGGTTCCATGAGCGGTGCAGATACGATTATTCAACAGCTCGACGGTTATACGGAAGATTCCCCGGAACTGTATTACGAAGATATCGCGCATTTTGCACTGAACAACAGTGGCCGGCCTAATCTGGATATTATCTGGCTGTACGCCAACGAATCCAAAAATGTTGTAAACTGGCTATGGGAAAATGGACTTAACGATAATGAATACACAACCATGCCGGATGGCAAGAAAACTGTTTTTGCCCCGGAACATGACCTTTATAATTATCCTCGAACCTATAAGCCGCTGCCGGATAATCCCGAAAAGTACCGCGCGGCCATCCATGAGGTCATGGATGAAATGCTGGCGCGGACGCCAGAAATTGAAATTCGCTTAAATACCCAAGGCATGAAGCTGATTCCTAACGAAAACGGGCATATTCTTGGACTGGAAGTTCAGGATCTGACAAGCGGCGAAACAACGACGCTGCAGGCCGCCCGCGGTATTATTATGGCAACCGGCGATTTTGCCGGAAATCCGAAACTGATTTCCTACTACAAGGAAGGTCTGGACAGTGTGCTGACCGCAGGTCTGAAAGAATGCGACGGCAATGGTCTGCGCATGCTTCAGGAAGTAGGAGCCACGCTGACGTATAACATGGACCGCATGGCAACCCTAGCTGTAGGTCTGGAAAATCCGCTGGCCCCGGGTACCGGAAGAATTATGGATACTAAGGCAATGTATGCCGGCGGAATCAACGTCAATCAAAATGGCGAACGCTTTGTGGATGAAACACACCGCCAGCAGGTCGTCCGTGAACGGGCACTGGATGCCCAGCCAGGCAATGTTATGTATGAAATTTTCACCGATAAGATTCGCGATGATCTGTTAACTACCATCCATGCGCCGATGATGCAGGTCTTCTTCATGAGTGATGCTGGAAAAAGTTATGTGATCGAAGCGGATTCGATTGAGGAACTCGCTGGGAAGATCAATGTACCTGCCGACACTCTGAAAAAAACCATTGAAGATTACAACGCCCATGTTGACAGTAAGGAACCTGATGAATTTGGACGTGAATTTGTATTGAATGATAATCTTTATAACGCTGCCATCAACAAAGTTGAAGGCGATAAATACTACTGTGTTCCGATCAAATCTCTGCTGATCGCAACTTCAGGCGGCATTAAGCCGAATGTCATGATGCAGCCGATGGATAAATTCGGCACTGCGATTCCAGGCGTTTTTGTCGCCGGAGCCGTTTCCTCCTTCTGGGGCGGCGGTGCAATGAGCGGCACGGCCATTCTGGGCGCCAGTTTCATGGGCAGAGAAGCTGGAAAGAACGCGATGACGATAGACTATATCGAATCGTATAAAGTTCAGCCCGCTGATGACAGCATTCCTGCCGAATACTTTATCGCAGATTCATCGCCAACCGCTGTACAGCGCTATGATATGGAAAAAACCTTTAAGGATGGAACTTATGAAGCAACAGTGGACGGCCAGGATGGACCGATGACGGTGGAGGTCATCATCCAGGAAGGCAAAATCAATGCGGTTACGGTTAAGGATCACAAAGAAACGGTGACCGTCGGCGGCCCGGCGTTAGAAACGCTGCCGGCTGCTATCGTTGAAGCCAATTCGATTAATATTGATGCCATTTCCGGCGCAACGCTGAGCAGTGAACGACTGTTCCAAGCTGTCGCTGCCTGCTTAGATGAAGCCTCGCAATAA
- a CDS encoding FMN-binding protein, translated as MKKITTLLLSAVLLLSLTACQTPKTETGKYTPGTYSAEAQGFGGKVTATITTDAQTITDVILEGADETPTIGGATLETLAAAVKSANSAEIDAVSGATVTSNAVKTAVGLALDQAQGKETAKADLKDGTYSVKSTGYSWTGQISADVTIEQNQIKAVTITEEHESETGEMAQTAFDTLIPRMIEAQSLAVDNISGATATSNAIRDAVAQAITAAGGDPAQWQTPVEKKQDTVKLEGYDVIVVGLGGSGILSYCAAAESGAAVFGIETTAKLGGQSATTTGPMVINSHNEAYKDVAFANPDDVYKTWIDYVETEDKADIIHEAVYNSGTYLDYYIDQFGFEFAGMIMSFAKPEWSQFWTRYVGENGTSNIFGPTKTNQFNRAMDKAVSLNEKNGYQLELTAQELIFDNDQVAGVKAVSYDGTTYEIYGDTIILATGGYIGNEEMVLENWDAMPNTVASLVNDGTGIQMGLAAGGTTYMMGVDPMIHILQVPNLIKNDDLTADQKAILSALALVKGETSVTVKGEALDPTLSEAMIPEYKYYNVYSADQMEAFKNTGLTENFATATSMFMGQGGSFEVGQPIADLDTILEVGMQYKNVLKADSIQALADQIGCDAAVLAQTLGGEDTAYYAVIVSGYTYGTVGGLDVDVNMNVLRQDGTPIDNLFAVGTDSMGVENIEGKPYTPWGGQAQSWTFVSGYLGGKAAAAVGMAK; from the coding sequence ATGAAGAAGATCACAACACTGCTTCTTAGCGCGGTTCTGCTGCTGTCCTTGACAGCCTGCCAGACGCCAAAGACAGAAACCGGCAAATATACACCGGGAACCTACAGCGCTGAAGCCCAGGGTTTCGGCGGGAAAGTCACAGCAACGATCACTACCGACGCTCAGACAATCACGGATGTCATTTTGGAAGGTGCTGATGAAACACCGACGATCGGCGGAGCGACCTTGGAAACATTAGCGGCTGCAGTAAAATCGGCGAACAGTGCGGAAATTGACGCGGTCAGCGGGGCAACCGTGACCAGCAATGCGGTTAAGACCGCGGTGGGTCTGGCTCTGGATCAGGCGCAGGGAAAAGAAACCGCGAAAGCGGATCTGAAAGATGGAACCTATTCCGTCAAGAGCACAGGTTACAGCTGGACAGGCCAGATCAGTGCGGATGTAACAATTGAACAAAATCAAATCAAGGCTGTGACGATCACGGAAGAACATGAAAGCGAAACTGGGGAAATGGCGCAGACCGCTTTCGACACGCTGATTCCGCGGATGATCGAAGCGCAGAGCCTGGCCGTTGACAACATCAGCGGTGCGACGGCCACTTCCAATGCGATTCGGGATGCCGTTGCTCAGGCGATCACAGCAGCGGGCGGCGATCCGGCTCAATGGCAGACACCAGTGGAGAAGAAACAGGATACGGTGAAGCTGGAAGGCTATGATGTCATTGTTGTCGGTTTGGGCGGTTCCGGAATTCTGTCCTATTGTGCGGCAGCGGAATCCGGGGCTGCGGTCTTCGGGATTGAAACGACGGCAAAACTGGGTGGCCAGTCCGCAACGACAACCGGACCGATGGTAATCAATTCTCACAATGAGGCTTACAAGGATGTTGCCTTTGCCAATCCGGATGACGTTTATAAGACCTGGATTGATTATGTCGAAACCGAAGACAAGGCCGATATCATTCATGAAGCAGTGTATAACAGCGGAACTTATCTGGACTATTACATCGATCAGTTCGGCTTTGAGTTTGCGGGAATGATCATGAGCTTTGCGAAGCCGGAATGGTCGCAGTTCTGGACACGGTACGTCGGTGAGAACGGCACTTCCAATATCTTTGGCCCAACCAAGACCAATCAGTTTAACCGGGCTATGGATAAAGCCGTGTCGCTGAATGAGAAAAATGGTTATCAGCTGGAATTGACAGCGCAGGAACTGATTTTTGACAACGATCAGGTTGCAGGCGTCAAAGCTGTTTCCTACGATGGAACGACCTATGAAATTTATGGGGATACCATCATTCTGGCAACCGGCGGTTATATCGGCAATGAAGAAATGGTTCTGGAAAACTGGGATGCTATGCCGAATACGGTCGCTTCCCTAGTCAATGATGGAACGGGAATTCAGATGGGACTGGCAGCCGGAGGAACGACGTATATGATGGGCGTTGATCCGATGATCCATATTCTGCAGGTTCCCAATCTGATCAAAAACGATGATCTGACAGCCGATCAGAAAGCTATTTTATCGGCTTTGGCTCTGGTCAAGGGAGAAACCAGCGTGACCGTTAAGGGAGAAGCCCTGGATCCAACCCTTTCCGAAGCGATGATACCGGAGTATAAATACTATAACGTTTATTCCGCGGATCAGATGGAAGCTTTCAAAAACACCGGACTGACTGAGAATTTTGCCACGGCAACAAGCATGTTTATGGGGCAGGGCGGCAGCTTTGAAGTCGGTCAGCCGATTGCGGATTTAGACACTATTTTGGAAGTGGGAATGCAGTATAAAAATGTTCTGAAAGCCGATTCCATTCAGGCGCTGGCCGATCAGATCGGCTGTGATGCGGCGGTTCTTGCGCAAACCCTGGGCGGGGAAGATACGGCTTACTATGCGGTCATTGTTTCCGGTTATACTTACGGAACGGTCGGCGGATTGGATGTCGACGTCAATATGAATGTGCTGCGCCAGGATGGTACGCCGATTGACAATCTTTTTGCGGTAGGTACAGATTCCATGGGTGTGGAAAACATTGAAGGAAAACCGTATACGCCATGGGGTGGACAGGCTCAGTCGTGGACCTTTGTTTCCGGCTATTTAGGTGGAAAAGCGGCGGCAGCTGTCGGCATGGCAAAATAA